From a single Hyphomicrobiales bacterium genomic region:
- the rfbD gene encoding dTDP-4-dehydrorhamnose reductase: MKVLVIGATGQLAKSLAGANPPDGITVLTVGRPEIELLVPATMEPVLDRVAPCLVVNAAAYTAVDKAESEPELAYAVNAHAPGHLAAICSRNGIPLIHVSTDYVFDGSKSEPYIEDDPVAPLGVYGASKLEGERRVAAEGARYIILRTAWVHSPFGRNFVKTILRLAESRAEISVVDDQSGSPTFAPHLADGILAIAAQVLSQEHGTGEADWGIYHAAGAGDATWHDVAAEAFEHSARLQGPHAQLRAITTAQYPTPVKRPANSRLDCTKLERIFGVRLPEWRVGVLECVERLERALGSA, translated from the coding sequence ATGAAGGTGCTCGTGATTGGTGCGACGGGCCAACTTGCCAAATCTCTCGCCGGTGCCAATCCCCCTGATGGGATCACGGTGCTGACCGTGGGGCGTCCCGAAATCGAGCTGCTTGTTCCGGCGACCATGGAGCCTGTTCTGGATCGTGTCGCACCCTGTCTCGTCGTCAACGCGGCCGCCTATACAGCAGTCGACAAGGCCGAGTCGGAGCCGGAACTTGCCTATGCCGTTAATGCGCATGCGCCAGGCCATCTGGCGGCAATCTGCAGCCGTAACGGCATTCCGCTCATTCATGTCTCCACAGATTACGTCTTCGATGGTTCAAAGAGTGAGCCATACATTGAAGACGACCCGGTCGCGCCGCTTGGCGTCTATGGTGCATCCAAACTGGAGGGGGAACGGCGCGTGGCGGCTGAGGGTGCGCGGTATATCATCTTGCGCACGGCATGGGTGCACAGCCCCTTCGGCCGCAATTTCGTCAAGACCATTCTGCGACTGGCGGAAAGCCGCGCTGAAATCAGCGTCGTAGACGATCAGTCGGGAAGCCCAACCTTCGCGCCGCATCTGGCGGACGGCATCTTGGCCATAGCAGCACAGGTTCTTTCGCAGGAACACGGGACCGGCGAGGCCGACTGGGGCATTTACCATGCCGCCGGCGCGGGCGATGCCACCTGGCACGATGTGGCCGCAGAGGCGTTTGAGCATTCTGCCCGGCTGCAGGGTCCGCACGCCCAGCTTCGCGCCATCACGACTGCGCAGTACCCGACTCCAGTAAAGCGACCCGCCAACTCCAGGCTCGACTGTACCAAGCTGGAACGGATCTTCGGCGTGCGCTTGCCCGAATGGCGTGTGGGCGTGCTGGAATGTGTGGAGCGCCTAGAACGTGCTTTGGGTAGCGCATAG
- the rfbC gene encoding dTDP-4-dehydrorhamnose 3,5-epimerase: MDILSLEIPDVKLITVNVIVDSRGFFSETYKKSILERAEIRVEFVQDNHSLSVDKGVVRGLHFQSPPHAQDKLVRVLRGSIQDVAVDIRKGSPTYAKHVTVMLSADNWRQLWIPKGFAHGFCTLEPNTEVLYKVTDYYAPKHDCGLAWDDPDLGIDWTVAANEAILSAKDMNHPKLDELPEYFIYGQ, from the coding sequence ATGGACATTCTATCGCTTGAAATACCTGATGTAAAATTGATAACGGTCAATGTAATCGTAGACAGTCGTGGTTTTTTCTCAGAGACATATAAGAAAAGCATCCTGGAAAGAGCTGAAATACGCGTCGAATTCGTTCAGGACAACCATTCTTTGTCCGTCGACAAGGGGGTCGTCCGTGGCCTTCACTTTCAGAGCCCTCCCCATGCCCAGGACAAGCTCGTGCGGGTTCTGCGTGGGTCGATCCAAGACGTAGCCGTGGATATCCGCAAAGGGTCGCCCACCTACGCAAAACATGTCACGGTCATGCTCAGCGCCGACAACTGGCGCCAACTGTGGATTCCCAAGGGATTTGCCCATGGATTTTGCACGCTGGAGCCGAATACGGAAGTCCTCTATAAGGTCACTGACTATTATGCGCCCAAGCATGATTGTGGGTTGGCTTGGGACGATCCGGACCTCGGTATTGACTGGACGGTCGCTGCCAATGAGGCGATCTTGTCGGCCAAGGACATGAACCATCCAAAGCTTGACGAACTTCCGGAATACTTCATCTATGGGCAATAG
- the rfbB gene encoding dTDP-glucose 4,6-dehydratase, with translation MRVLVTGGAGFIGSAVCRYLVAEVGATVLNIDKLTYAANLRSLDPIADHLRYQFRRADICDLAAMDAAFSAFAPDMVIHLAAESHVDRSITGSDEFMQTNIRGTYTLLEAARKYWSALPDGARNDFRFLHVSTDEVYGSLGPDELSREDARYDPSSPYSASKAASDHLVIAWYRTYGLPALISNCSNNYGPYQFPEKLVPLMILNALHGEPLPIYGDGSNIRDWLYVDDHARALYLIATQGRLGEKYNVGGRNERTNIEVVEQICTLVDEHRPDAAPHGRLITFVTDRPGHDWRYAIDATKLETELNWRAQEDFASGIEKTVSWYLENAHWWAPLRERVYSGERLGMISGAASAAQGA, from the coding sequence ATGAGGGTGCTTGTCACGGGGGGCGCAGGCTTCATTGGCTCGGCGGTTTGCCGCTATCTAGTGGCCGAGGTCGGAGCCACCGTGCTCAACATCGACAAGCTCACCTATGCCGCGAATTTGCGGTCGCTCGATCCAATCGCCGATCATCTCCGCTACCAGTTCAGAAGGGCCGATATCTGCGATCTTGCGGCTATGGATGCTGCGTTCTCGGCTTTCGCGCCGGATATGGTCATTCATCTGGCGGCAGAAAGCCATGTCGACCGTTCGATCACCGGATCGGATGAATTCATGCAGACCAATATTAGAGGGACCTACACCCTCTTGGAGGCGGCGCGAAAATACTGGTCGGCCCTGCCCGACGGCGCGCGAAATGACTTTCGGTTTTTGCATGTCTCAACCGATGAGGTTTATGGCTCACTCGGCCCCGATGAACTCTCGCGAGAGGATGCGCGCTATGATCCGAGTTCACCTTATTCCGCCAGCAAGGCTGCCTCCGACCATCTGGTGATCGCCTGGTACAGGACCTATGGCTTGCCTGCCCTGATATCCAACTGCTCGAACAATTACGGCCCTTACCAGTTCCCCGAAAAACTGGTCCCGTTGATGATTCTTAATGCTCTGCATGGAGAGCCTCTTCCCATCTATGGCGATGGGTCCAACATACGCGACTGGCTTTATGTCGACGACCATGCTCGCGCCCTCTACCTCATCGCGACGCAGGGCCGGCTCGGCGAAAAATACAATGTCGGTGGCCGCAATGAGCGGACGAATATCGAGGTCGTCGAGCAAATCTGCACGCTGGTGGATGAGCACCGACCGGACGCTGCGCCGCATGGCCGCCTGATTACCTTCGTGACCGACCGGCCGGGCCATGATTGGCGCTACGCCATCGACGCCACGAAGCTCGAAACGGAGCTGAATTGGCGTGCGCAGGAGGATTTCGCCAGCGGCATTGAAAAGACGGTTAGCTGGTACCTCGAGAACGCCCATTGGTGGGCACCGCTACGCGAGCGCGTCTATTCCGGGGAGCGTCTGGGCATGATCTCCGGAGCAGCTTCAGCGGCCCAGGGCGCTTAA
- the rfbA gene encoding glucose-1-phosphate thymidylyltransferase RfbA: MKGIVLAGGKGTRLYPATLVTSKQLLPVYDKPMIYYPITTLMLAGIRDILLISTPDDLEAYRRLLGDGRAWGITLSYAEQPRPEGLAQAYIIGADFVSGGNSVLILGDNIFYGHGLPELLARAAARQKGASLFAYHVTDPERYGVVELDPDGRPLSLEEKPKVARSNWAVTGLYFYDERVVDIAASLKPSARRELEITDVNTAYLELGELFVERLGRGYAWLDTGTPESLSEASAFVHALEKRQGYRISCPEEVAFRMGFISREDLIGLGRRMGNSAYAQYLLDMADDSGSGT, translated from the coding sequence ATGAAGGGTATCGTCCTCGCTGGCGGAAAGGGCACGCGGCTTTATCCGGCGACCTTGGTGACATCCAAGCAATTGCTGCCGGTCTACGACAAGCCGATGATCTACTATCCGATCACGACACTGATGCTGGCCGGCATTCGCGACATCTTGCTCATCTCAACACCCGACGATTTGGAAGCCTATCGGCGCCTGCTCGGCGATGGTCGCGCTTGGGGCATCACACTCTCCTATGCGGAGCAGCCGCGTCCGGAAGGACTCGCCCAAGCCTATATCATCGGCGCGGATTTCGTTTCCGGCGGCAATTCGGTCCTCATCCTCGGCGACAACATCTTCTATGGTCACGGCCTGCCGGAGTTGCTCGCGCGCGCCGCCGCGCGCCAAAAAGGGGCCTCGCTATTTGCCTATCACGTCACCGATCCCGAGCGCTACGGTGTGGTGGAGTTGGACCCGGACGGTCGCCCTTTGTCGCTGGAGGAAAAGCCCAAGGTTGCGAGGTCGAATTGGGCCGTGACGGGCCTCTATTTTTACGATGAACGGGTTGTCGACATCGCCGCCTCTCTTAAACCTTCCGCCCGCCGTGAACTGGAAATCACCGATGTCAACACCGCCTATCTGGAGCTTGGCGAACTGTTCGTCGAGCGGCTCGGGCGCGGCTATGCTTGGCTCGACACGGGCACGCCGGAGTCGCTGAGCGAGGCGTCCGCCTTCGTGCACGCCTTGGAAAAGCGGCAAGGCTATCGGATTTCTTGCCCGGAAGAGGTCGCTTTCCGAATGGGTTTCATCAGCCGCGAGGACCTAATCGGGCTTGGCCGGCGGATGGGCAATTCCGCTTACGCACAATACCTTCTGGATATGGCCGACGACTCCGGTTCCGGCACATGA
- a CDS encoding Stf0 family sulfotransferase: MFEYPRSIHENKVREYFNIPDNYKIDKHKFRSVECVVICFSNRCGSNFLASALEHTGRVWNANECFNWDSVIARSERRGTKTLEEYVQSHIDDATSSNRLLSLKLWWGQLYFLTSVGVIPQLLRPIFIHITRKNSLSQAISFSIAKQSKKWASTQRFKEAKVVFDEQDILECLWQTLTTNARFEAYFELFGIDSLKVTYEELDKYYDQTMRILLDSLALVAVTPPDRGQIPLKRQANQLNQEFMQRLRARHDLMWKKE, from the coding sequence ATGTTTGAGTATCCTAGATCGATACATGAAAATAAAGTTCGGGAATATTTTAATATTCCTGACAATTACAAGATAGATAAGCATAAATTTCGTTCCGTTGAGTGCGTCGTTATTTGTTTTTCAAATAGGTGCGGATCAAATTTCCTTGCATCTGCCCTTGAACATACGGGACGTGTATGGAATGCTAACGAGTGTTTTAACTGGGATTCTGTCATAGCTCGATCAGAGCGACGCGGTACAAAAACCCTGGAAGAATACGTCCAATCTCATATTGATGATGCTACTTCATCCAATCGGTTGTTGTCGCTTAAGTTGTGGTGGGGTCAACTTTACTTTCTTACTAGTGTTGGCGTGATACCACAATTATTGAGGCCGATATTCATTCACATTACAAGGAAAAATAGCTTATCTCAGGCGATTTCTTTTTCAATAGCAAAACAATCGAAAAAGTGGGCGTCTACTCAACGATTCAAAGAGGCCAAGGTGGTGTTTGATGAGCAGGATATACTTGAGTGTCTGTGGCAGACTTTGACTACAAATGCTAGATTTGAGGCGTATTTTGAACTATTTGGGATTGACTCCTTAAAAGTCACCTACGAAGAACTTGATAAATATTACGATCAGACGATGCGCATACTGCTTGACTCGTTGGCGCTTGTCGCCGTGACCCCGCCAGATCGGGGGCAGATCCCCCTCAAACGCCAAGCTAACCAATTAAATCAGGAGTTTATGCAACGGCTGCGAGCTAGGCACGACCTAATGTGGAAGAAAGAGTAG
- a CDS encoding ABC transporter permease, with product MIFRGLMRTLPSYESWLYITWLNFLVRYRKTAIGPVWLLVGPTLFIAVLGLLFSRIGGVDTALFVPHLAIGLIVWTLINGFVTGSTSVFQRNRPQILQGNMQITDLVLVDVFSTILQFLHQAIIILAVFLIFGRGVGVYALVSLVGLALLIANGIWLTIVFGIVGARYRDLSEVVQAVMRIAFLATPILWMPVPGGRGGVLGAFLTFNPFHHFLELIRAPLLGNPIAPLSWLVVLMITVAGFALAHVFFRRFSRLVPLWV from the coding sequence ATGATTTTCCGCGGCCTGATGCGCACGCTGCCCAGCTATGAATCCTGGCTTTACATCACCTGGCTCAATTTCCTTGTGCGCTACCGCAAGACGGCCATCGGCCCTGTTTGGCTGCTGGTCGGGCCCACACTGTTCATCGCCGTGCTGGGCCTGCTCTTTTCCCGCATCGGCGGCGTGGATACCGCCCTATTCGTGCCGCATCTGGCGATCGGGCTCATCGTCTGGACGCTGATCAACGGCTTCGTCACGGGCAGCACCTCCGTCTTTCAGCGCAACCGGCCGCAGATCCTGCAGGGGAACATGCAGATCACCGATCTCGTGCTGGTGGACGTGTTCTCGACCATCCTGCAGTTCCTGCACCAGGCGATCATCATCCTCGCCGTGTTCCTGATCTTCGGGCGCGGCGTCGGCGTCTATGCCCTTGTCAGCCTCGTCGGGCTCGCCCTGCTCATCGCCAACGGCATCTGGCTCACCATCGTCTTCGGCATTGTCGGCGCGCGCTATCGCGATCTCAGCGAGGTCGTCCAGGCCGTCATGCGCATCGCCTTTCTGGCAACGCCGATCCTTTGGATGCCGGTTCCGGGCGGCCGCGGCGGGGTGCTCGGCGCGTTCCTCACCTTCAACCCGTTCCATCATTTCCTCGAGCTGATCCGCGCGCCGCTTCTCGGCAACCCGATCGCGCCGTTGAGCTGGCTCGTCGTGCTCATGATAACCGTGGCCGGGTTCGCTCTTGCGCACGTCTTTTTTCGGCGCTTCTCGCGCCTGGTCCCCTTGTGGGTCTGA
- a CDS encoding glycosyltransferase family 2 protein: protein MRRFLQGRRPRGRVELTDLRTHERDFWNAQTHAVVQPARRSRGIYEARLECPQPVYVELRITFAGGDEPPLILALDRTGSQSYATRFRTRLECEGMTLVLEPPVAPDVPLSLEVNRLSLPELLFAGFGKLVRNFKSPLPFVRKLRIYLTGAASFSIGSGPTRPRDPDDAYRLTCEVMESPAELRRLDAAPRRHEGPQSVLAVYDTRMRCYEALGELLHLRVDAGAPHELAVLIVEHETEPLPAELRKAAQKQGARIMPCAEGGLPASIVREMEQLPEGSAILFLDRSGQFHAQALPAMLLELARHPECLAVYADSDRLDKDGRRMDPTFKPDWSPEYALAINYIAQPVMFRATSRVIDLVGALDHLTVPAFELLLRIWEGANSASIRHIPKILFHDAFGRDEAAHREHRLREERAVVEEHLERIARPAQIMEPPGSDHGALRHLRYHIAKPRPLVSVIIPSKDNSSLLRKAVHSVLAATYDRSEVVIVDNGSQSLQQRALLADWESHERIRICRDQRPFNFSALINKGRQSATGEILVLLNDDAAALDEDWLRELVSLAGHDDVGCVGALLLYPDGTVQHAGIILGIGGIAGHAFRRAQPDLSNSGQLGKWLHARREVSAVTAACLAVRTGTFDALGGFDESFPVALNDVDFCLRARERGLRIVVTPHARLTHFESISRGLDVTPQRMARLARENAKFIDRWGFEILDDPYYSRHLSRRHENLRLRTSDAAYS, encoded by the coding sequence GTGAGACGGTTTCTTCAGGGGCGCCGGCCCCGCGGCCGCGTCGAACTGACCGACCTGCGCACCCACGAAAGGGACTTTTGGAACGCCCAAACCCACGCTGTCGTGCAGCCTGCCCGCCGGTCCCGCGGCATCTACGAGGCCCGGCTCGAATGCCCGCAGCCCGTGTATGTGGAACTGCGCATCACTTTTGCCGGCGGCGACGAACCGCCCTTGATTCTGGCGCTCGACAGAACCGGCTCGCAGAGCTACGCGACACGCTTTCGCACAAGGCTGGAATGCGAAGGCATGACACTTGTGCTCGAGCCGCCAGTGGCGCCGGACGTGCCCCTGAGTCTGGAAGTCAATCGGCTTTCTCTTCCAGAGTTACTCTTCGCCGGATTTGGGAAACTTGTCAGGAATTTCAAATCGCCGCTCCCGTTCGTGCGCAAGCTGCGGATCTATCTGACGGGTGCGGCCAGTTTCTCGATCGGTTCAGGCCCGACCAGGCCGCGCGATCCCGACGATGCTTACCGGCTCACATGCGAGGTGATGGAGTCGCCCGCCGAGCTACGACGTCTCGATGCGGCCCCGCGCCGGCACGAAGGGCCGCAAAGCGTTCTCGCCGTCTATGACACGCGCATGCGCTGTTATGAAGCGCTCGGGGAATTGCTGCACCTTCGTGTCGATGCGGGCGCGCCCCATGAGCTTGCCGTGTTGATCGTCGAGCACGAGACGGAGCCATTGCCGGCGGAGCTTCGCAAGGCCGCTCAGAAACAAGGTGCACGGATTATGCCGTGCGCGGAAGGCGGGTTGCCGGCGAGCATCGTTCGCGAAATGGAGCAGTTGCCCGAGGGCTCGGCAATCTTGTTCTTGGACCGGTCCGGGCAATTTCATGCGCAGGCCTTACCGGCCATGTTGCTGGAGTTGGCGCGTCACCCCGAATGTCTCGCGGTCTATGCCGACTCCGACCGGCTCGATAAGGACGGCCGGCGAATGGATCCGACCTTCAAGCCGGACTGGAGCCCGGAATACGCCTTGGCCATTAACTATATCGCTCAGCCGGTGATGTTCCGCGCCACATCGAGGGTGATCGATCTCGTCGGCGCGTTAGACCACCTGACCGTGCCCGCATTCGAGCTACTGTTGCGCATCTGGGAGGGCGCGAATTCGGCGTCGATCCGCCACATCCCGAAAATCCTGTTCCACGATGCCTTTGGCCGCGACGAAGCAGCTCATCGTGAGCATCGCCTGCGTGAAGAGCGCGCCGTCGTGGAGGAACACCTCGAACGTATTGCCAGACCCGCGCAAATCATGGAGCCGCCGGGTAGCGACCACGGCGCTCTGCGCCACCTGCGCTATCATATTGCAAAGCCCCGACCGCTGGTCTCGGTCATCATCCCCAGCAAGGACAATTCCAGCCTGCTGCGAAAGGCCGTTCATTCGGTGCTGGCGGCGACATACGATCGCTCCGAGGTCGTTATCGTGGACAATGGTTCGCAATCGCTGCAACAGCGCGCACTTCTCGCAGACTGGGAATCGCACGAAAGAATTCGCATTTGCCGCGATCAACGACCATTCAACTTCTCGGCGCTGATCAACAAAGGCCGCCAATCGGCCACTGGCGAGATCCTGGTTCTGCTCAATGACGATGCTGCGGCCCTCGACGAGGATTGGCTGCGAGAGCTTGTGTCGCTTGCGGGTCACGACGATGTGGGCTGCGTGGGCGCGCTACTCCTCTACCCCGATGGGACGGTCCAACATGCTGGCATCATACTTGGTATCGGCGGGATCGCCGGCCACGCCTTTCGCCGTGCACAACCCGATCTCTCCAACTCTGGGCAATTGGGAAAGTGGCTCCATGCGCGCAGAGAAGTGTCCGCGGTTACCGCCGCCTGTCTGGCCGTGCGGACCGGAACCTTCGATGCGCTCGGCGGCTTCGACGAGTCATTCCCGGTGGCGCTCAACGACGTTGATTTCTGCCTCCGGGCACGTGAGCGCGGTCTGAGGATTGTCGTGACGCCGCATGCGCGCCTCACCCACTTTGAGTCAATCAGCCGCGGTCTCGACGTCACGCCGCAACGCATGGCCCGATTGGCGCGCGAAAACGCCAAATTCATCGATCGGTGGGGCTTCGAGATACTGGATGACCCATACTACAGCCGGCATCTTTCACGCCGTCATGAGAACCTGCGGCTGCGTACAAGCGACGCGGCCTATTCGTAG
- a CDS encoding alpha/beta hydrolase fold domain-containing protein: MAIEIDPENVVITETIDGRPVLLMYVETWDGLYAPIGLRKPEGGEGPFPTVLLASGNGGQGMRWIREAVRNQAYTMDRLVDAGYACAWLRYRTEVELGYNEGGPLVRDRRQGKEMFNRAPLEYEDEIAIIEHVKTLPFVDPGRIGLIGKSHGGEMVLKITSEYHGVAAAVASEPAAHEFLALTPDDSAFVNPETKLRNIEGMQMTEVDKVRRRIDAELAAARIATIDTPILIMGRKSDHLQGIFRATYELLREAGKEVEWVSYDHDMHGYIYPVRGGDGAYEVDDVQAEAIAGLISYLDRYLKPRSR, translated from the coding sequence ATGGCCATTGAGATCGATCCCGAGAATGTCGTCATCACGGAGACGATCGATGGCCGTCCCGTGCTGCTCATGTATGTAGAGACCTGGGACGGTCTCTATGCGCCGATCGGGCTGCGCAAGCCGGAGGGGGGCGAGGGCCCGTTTCCGACCGTGCTGCTGGCCTCGGGCAATGGCGGGCAGGGCATGCGCTGGATCCGCGAGGCAGTGCGCAACCAGGCCTATACGATGGACCGGCTTGTGGACGCCGGCTACGCCTGCGCGTGGCTGAGATACCGCACCGAGGTTGAGCTCGGCTACAATGAAGGCGGCCCGCTGGTACGCGACAGGCGCCAAGGGAAGGAGATGTTCAACCGGGCGCCACTCGAATATGAAGACGAGATCGCCATTATCGAGCACGTCAAGACGCTGCCCTTCGTCGATCCCGGGCGAATCGGCCTGATCGGCAAGAGCCATGGCGGCGAGATGGTGCTGAAGATCACGTCCGAATATCACGGCGTCGCCGCCGCCGTCGCGAGCGAGCCCGCGGCCCACGAGTTCCTGGCGCTGACCCCCGACGACAGCGCCTTCGTCAACCCGGAGACCAAGCTGCGCAACATCGAGGGCATGCAGATGACCGAGGTGGACAAGGTCCGGCGGCGCATCGACGCGGAGCTCGCCGCCGCCCGCATCGCCACCATCGACACGCCGATCCTTATCATGGGCCGCAAGAGCGATCATCTCCAAGGGATCTTCCGCGCCACATACGAGCTTCTAAGGGAGGCGGGCAAGGAGGTCGAATGGGTGTCCTACGACCACGACATGCACGGCTACATCTATCCCGTTCGCGGCGGCGATGGCGCCTACGAGGTCGACGACGTCCAGGCCGAGGCGATCGCCGGACTCATTTCCTACCTCGATCGGTATCTGAAGCCCCGATCTCGGTGA
- a CDS encoding ABC transporter ATP-binding protein yields the protein MQQPLIEASNITLKVPVFRPDDRQLLGNPTRFLTDLYFSRTRRGIATLLDDISFTLSPGMRLGVIGANGAGKSTLLRVLAGIYAPTSGRLTVNGTAKGLFDISLGMNQEATGLENIYLRGLQMGLKLREIKTLVPEIVAFAELKDDIEKPFNTYSTGMRLRLAVSISTMIEPDILLLDEWIGAGDARFREKVKARMDALVEHSRGLIMATHNASLMKSLCTHGLVLSKGRMLFFGNLDEALACYQGETVGTSP from the coding sequence ATGCAGCAACCGCTCATCGAGGCCAGCAACATCACCCTGAAGGTCCCCGTCTTCCGCCCGGACGACCGCCAGCTTCTCGGCAATCCGACACGGTTCCTGACCGACCTCTATTTCTCGCGCACCCGGCGCGGCATCGCCACCCTGCTCGACGATATTTCATTTACGCTTTCGCCCGGAATGCGGCTTGGCGTCATCGGCGCCAACGGCGCGGGAAAAAGCACGCTTCTGCGCGTGCTCGCCGGCATCTACGCTCCGACGAGCGGGCGATTGACGGTGAACGGAACCGCCAAGGGCCTGTTCGACATCTCGCTCGGCATGAACCAGGAGGCCACCGGGCTCGAAAACATCTATCTGCGCGGCCTGCAAATGGGCCTGAAGCTGCGGGAAATAAAGACGCTGGTTCCCGAGATCGTCGCCTTCGCCGAGCTTAAGGACGATATCGAGAAGCCGTTCAATACCTATTCGACCGGCATGCGGCTCAGGCTGGCGGTATCGATCTCGACCATGATCGAGCCCGACATCCTGCTGCTCGACGAGTGGATCGGCGCCGGCGACGCGCGCTTCCGTGAAAAGGTCAAGGCGCGCATGGATGCGCTGGTGGAACACAGCCGAGGCTTGATCATGGCCACCCACAATGCCTCCCTGATGAAGAGCCTGTGCACCCACGGGCTCGTACTGTCGAAGGGCAGGATGCTGTTTTTCGGCAACCTCGACGAGGCGCTTGCCTGCTATCAAGGCGAGACGGTCGGGACGTCGCCGTGA
- a CDS encoding class I SAM-dependent methyltransferase, whose protein sequence is MVPQIFMRSVAEFIELDSATIVDFGCGQGTKTLGIAMATKATSVIGVDIHCGFKNLLTTMNNIRPIDAFPDNLSFRQIASGERLSDSLKADVVFSWSVFEHLPREIIGSVLVDHYRVLRPGGLGFMQVNPLYYSAFGSHLRTVIDEPWAHLAMPLDRLREEVLHGSKVTSHRGLDNILLGSDPRSAEWRESVWTTYCGLNRVTFRELRNEIERAGFDILDQVTSKVDLEPPKHLLEVYRPEVLLQDGLRMVYRRGRGA, encoded by the coding sequence ATGGTCCCTCAGATCTTTATGAGGTCCGTAGCTGAGTTCATAGAGCTGGACTCTGCCACAATTGTCGACTTCGGATGTGGACAGGGAACGAAGACGCTTGGCATCGCTATGGCGACCAAGGCCACATCGGTGATCGGTGTTGATATTCATTGTGGTTTCAAGAACCTATTGACGACCATGAACAATATCAGACCGATTGACGCATTTCCGGACAATCTATCATTCCGACAGATCGCCTCGGGCGAGCGGCTTTCTGACTCGCTGAAGGCTGATGTAGTCTTCTCCTGGTCGGTATTCGAGCACCTGCCACGTGAAATAATCGGTTCGGTACTCGTCGATCATTATCGAGTGCTGCGACCCGGAGGGTTGGGCTTCATGCAAGTCAACCCCCTCTACTACTCGGCGTTTGGCTCCCACCTTCGAACGGTGATCGATGAACCGTGGGCTCACCTTGCTATGCCGCTCGACCGCTTGCGCGAGGAGGTTCTTCATGGGTCAAAGGTTACGTCGCACCGCGGGCTGGATAACATCCTCCTCGGATCCGACCCAAGGAGTGCAGAGTGGCGCGAGTCGGTATGGACGACATACTGCGGCCTCAACAGGGTTACCTTTCGAGAGCTCCGGAATGAGATCGAGCGAGCAGGATTCGATATACTAGACCAGGTGACTTCGAAGGTCGACCTTGAGCCACCGAAGCACCTCCTCGAGGTATACCGACCGGAGGTTCTGCTCCAAGACGGTCTTCGCATGGTGTATCGCCGGGGGCGGGGGGCGTAA